DNA sequence from the Deinococcus multiflagellatus genome:
ACCTGCGCCGCGCCGAGCGCGAGGCCGGCGGCTCGCAGGTGCTGCAAGACGCCCAGCGTGTCGCGGAAAACATGACCCGGCTGGTCAACGACCTGCTGCAGCTGTCGCGCGGTGAACTGGTGCAGAGCATCGAGATGCACTTCATGAACCTGGGCCAGCTGCTGCGGCAGGTGGGCCGCGACTACGGGGTGGCCGCCCCCGAAAGCACCTTTGAGATCGTGGGCGATCCGGGGCGCCTGACCCAGGTGTTCGTCAATCTGGTCACCAACGCCATCCGCGTGACGGGCAACGCCGATCTGGTGCGGCTGGAAATCGAGCCGCGCCCCGGTGAAGTCGAGGTGCGGGTGGTGGACCAGGGCCCCGGCGTCCCGGACCATGTGAAGCCCAAGATCTTCGACAAGTTCTACCGGGGCAAGGAGGCGGGCTCGGCCGGCCTGGGCCTGACCATCGCGCAGCAGGTGGTCACGGCGCACGGCGGCACCATTGACGTGGTGGACACCCCGGGCGGCGGCGCCACCTTCCGCGTGCGCCTGCCCCTGCCCGAAGAGGACGAGGAAACCGGCCTGGAGGACGCGGCGCTGCAGGACCCCGAACTGGACACCCTGGCGGACGCGGGGCCCGGCAGCGCGCTAGCGTAAGGCATGAAAAAGACCCTGAACGTGACCTGGCTGGGCGAGCAGCGCTACCTGGGCGTGAGCGAGAGCGGCCACCAGCTCCTGATTGACAACAGCGCCGTGAAGGTGGGGGTTTCGCCCATGGAGGCGCTGCTGGGTGCCCTGGCCACCTGCACCGCCTACGATGTGGTGGAGATCATGCAAAAGCGCCGCACGCCGCTGTCGCGCTACCGCATTGAGGTTGAAGGCGAGCGCGCCGAGACCACCCCGAAGCGCTACACGCACATCACCGTGCGCCACATCGCCAGCGGCCCCGGCATTACAGAAGAGGCCCTGCACCGCGCCGCGCACCTCAGCCATGAGAAATACTGCTCGGTGGCCGCCTCCATGAACAGCGAGATCGTGGTGGAAACGCGCGTGGAGACGGAGGAGACCGCCCCCCCCGCCTGAGAGCGGTCCTCCGTTCCGCCAAGGGAAGGAAAGCGCCCCTCAGCGCCACGCCAACCGCTGTCTGTGGCGGTCACTCGCTGCGCTCGCCCCAGATGACTTGAAAGGTTCGCCCTTCAGGTCATCTGGGGACCGCTATGAGCGAAAAGTGGTGGGGAAAGAGAGCGGCCGGCCAGCGCCAGCAATTGGCAGTGCCCTGCCGTGGCCCCTGGGCAAGCCTGGCCGCCGCTGTACCTTGTGCGGGCTCGCCCAGGGCTTGCCTGTGCACCAGGCTCACCCACGGCGACAGGCGCGGTACGACTTTGTGACTGACCGCACAGTACACTGGAGGTCCCGGTGGCCGGTGTCTGTGCGCCTCACCAGGGAAAGCCTCCATGCCGCACGCTTCTGCCCATCCTGCTGTGCCGCGCCCCCTGCGCGGTGAGTTGCCTCGCCCCGCCCTGCTGCGCGCACTGGCGGACCCGGACGTGCAACTGCTGGCGCTGGTGGCCCCCAGCGGGTACGGCAAAACCACCCTGCTGGCCCAGCATGCCCGGCAGACCGCGCGCACGGCAGCGTGGCTGACCCTGCAGGCCGACGAAGCCGAGGCCGACGCGCTGGAAGAGGCGGTGGCCGGGGCCCTGGAACAGGCTTTGCCGGGCGGGCCGCTGACCCACTGGCGCGCCGCCCGGCCGTCCCAGCGCTCGGCCGCGGCCCGCGCGCAGGGGCTGGCCCGCGCCCTGGACAGCGCCGAGGGCAACCTCGACCTGATTCTGGACGGCACAGACGTGCTGCAGGCCAACGCCGGGCGCTGGCTGGACGCCTTTGTGGCGGCGCTGGGCGAGGGGCACCGGCTGCTCCTGAGTGGGTGCGAGGCGCCGCCCGTGGCCCTGCCCCGGCTGCTGGCAGCGGGCGCGGCGCGCGTGATCGGGCCAGCAGAACTGGCGTTCAGTCCCGAGGAAGCCGCGCAGTATTTCGCCGGTCGCCGGGCCGCGCAGGCCCCAGAGGAAGCGGCGCGCGCCCTGGAAGGCTGGCCCGCCGGGCTGGCGCTGGTGGCCAGCGGCGCCGCGCCCCTGCTGAGCCCGGATGATCTGGTGCGCGATGTGCTCGGCCGCCTGCCGCCAGAGCTGCGCGCCCGCCTGCCCGAAGCCGCGGTGGCCGAGGTCTGGAGCGAGGAACAGCTGGCGCAGCTGGGGGCCGCGCTGCCGCCGGGCTGGCTGCGCGAGGCCCGGCGTGCGGGCCTGCCCCTGACCCCGCTGCCGGGCGGGGCGGCGCGGCCTCACGGGGTGGTGCGCCGGGTGTTGGAACAGGAGTTGCGCCAGCGCCCAGAACGCCACGCCCAGCTGCACCGCGCCGCTGGTCAGCAGGCCGAAGCCGACGGGGACCCTCTGCGCGCCCTAGGCCACCACCTGCAGGCCAACGACCTGGACAGGGCGCTGGCCCTGGCCGAAGCGCTGGTGGCGCGCTACGAGCGGCGCTGGGAAGCCAGGCTGGTGCGGCAGGTGATCGAGCAGCTGCCCGAAGAGCGACTGTCGCCCCAGCTGCGGCGGGCCTGGGGGCAGGCCCTGCTGGAAACAGGGGAGGCCGCACGCGGCGAGGCCCTGCTGCGGGCCCTGCGGGCGGAAGGCCACCGCGACCGGCGGCTGCTGTTTGCCCTGGCCACGCTGGCGGGGCGTGCGGGCCGCTTTGCCGAGCAGCTGGCCCTGGCCGAGGAAGGGCTGGCCCTGGCGGGTCCCGGCGAGTCCACGCTGTCCCTGCGCCGCCTGCGGGCCAGCGCGCTGCTGGGCACCGGGCAGATTGAGTCCGGGTTGGTCGAAGCCCAGGGGGCTGCGGCCCAGGCCGAAGCCGAGGATGACCTCGTGGAACTGGGCGGGGCTCTGACCTTGGTGAAGACTGCTTACGTGGCCCTGGGCCAGCCCCTGGACAGTGAACGCACCCTGCGCCGGGGCCTGGAAGTGTA
Encoded proteins:
- a CDS encoding OsmC family protein; translated protein: MKKTLNVTWLGEQRYLGVSESGHQLLIDNSAVKVGVSPMEALLGALATCTAYDVVEIMQKRRTPLSRYRIEVEGERAETTPKRYTHITVRHIASGPGITEEALHRAAHLSHEKYCSVAASMNSEIVVETRVETEETAPPA
- a CDS encoding tetratricopeptide repeat protein, which codes for MPHASAHPAVPRPLRGELPRPALLRALADPDVQLLALVAPSGYGKTTLLAQHARQTARTAAWLTLQADEAEADALEEAVAGALEQALPGGPLTHWRAARPSQRSAAARAQGLARALDSAEGNLDLILDGTDVLQANAGRWLDAFVAALGEGHRLLLSGCEAPPVALPRLLAAGAARVIGPAELAFSPEEAAQYFAGRRAAQAPEEAARALEGWPAGLALVASGAAPLLSPDDLVRDVLGRLPPELRARLPEAAVAEVWSEEQLAQLGAALPPGWLREARRAGLPLTPLPGGAARPHGVVRRVLEQELRQRPERHAQLHRAAGQQAEADGDPLRALGHHLQANDLDRALALAEALVARYERRWEARLVRQVIEQLPEERLSPQLRRAWGQALLETGEAARGEALLRALRAEGHRDRRLLFALATLAGRAGRFAEQLALAEEGLALAGPGESTLSLRRLRASALLGTGQIESGLVEAQGAAAQAEAEDDLVELGGALTLVKTAYVALGQPLDSERTLRRGLEVYAALGMPHRALPLQNDLACLLQAQGRPEEGLALALEALAQARQDGGVIVPLLQGTVADLYRALGRFAEALPLYEEALEGCAAFKLDTLPPLLWPGLAEAARRSGHRARAEEALDWARHLSAHGASESAQQLALCEGLFAWAQGDTQAAGAHFEAAAQARAALGVRERALAYLAERSARAGTLSDAQLAPLRRHVQALPHGGLLRADVDELPHLLQACAARGWLGEAAPAPQVSPPEQPALTLEVQTLGRLQVSLGGQRLRLPRMRSGEILVWLALHGPSTREQLVNALWDGSAERRHGEHFRVAARQLRCALAAHPAVDFNPLPFEQGVYQLSARLTVALDCTLARWALRSGDPADLRRALEAYGGPFLPQQEAEWVQARRAEVAGDTLAAALALGEWAQTSDPELALWAYGRAAALEPLHEGAQRGLLRAHRALGEHAAAARAYAHYAQRLRDEVGDEPGFSLAQV